A stretch of DNA from Thermoplasmatales archaeon:
TGCCCTTGCCATTTCCAAAGGACTCAGCATTCGTGATTTCGCCGAGATGGCGCATCAGCATCCTATGACTTTTGAGGAACTTGACAGTATCGGCAGACAGTTCTATTGAAAGTCTATGTCTTTGTTTTGTTTGCCGTATAATATTTTCTGTTCAAGTTGAATATTGCTGGCGATTTAATTCTTTCAAAAATAATATATTTACTTTGCTTCAAAACAACCAAATATTTAAGAAAGATTACAATCATTCGATATGGCATCCATTCAAGACCTGATAAAGAAAAATTTTTCAGATTTTCCTGCACAGAGAAGGGTCGTAAACAAGATTTTGGAATACGGTCTGTCCATTAGGTTCGGGAAAATGTACTGTAATGATATCCAGATAGAGTTCGGTGCAATTGGTAAGGTATGTGACGTTGATCCGAGGATCGTGAAGGATACGTGCGAGAGGATATCCGATGACGAAGAGATGAGTAATATATTCGGAAAGTTCAGATCGATTATGAATCTTAAGGACGTAGCACCGGATCTTGGCCTTGGGGAAATAGTTCTGATTCCAAAGGATGCAAAACAACCGGGCATACTGGCGTCTGTAAGTCAAGTGATTTCCGCGGAAGGAATAAGCATTAGGCAAGCTATCGCAGACGATCCTTACATAACGGCAGATCCTAAATTTTACATAATAGCGGATTCCCCGATTCCTTCTGAACTCTTAACCAAGTTAAGGAAACTTGATGGGATACGCAGTATAACGATCTACTAGTCGGCTAAGTTTTTCGCTCTTGTGCTTTCTTTTGATTATGATCTTACCGGGAAAGACAAAAATTTCAGATTCAATGGTTTAAGGATCTTTAAATGAATGATATGAACTGTAAAGCAACAAATCGTACACAGCTTTAACGGTACCAGATACAAAGAACATTAAAGGTGGAAAAGTGCTGATCAGTAAACCGCTTATTCCTGGTCCCGGTATCTGAGACCCGTTTCTTATGCTAATAAATATTGAGTTGCTCCGTATTCTGGATTCCTTGCTGATTATTGTGTTTGTAAAGCTATCTCGGGCGGGCACGTCCATCTGACTGGTAGTCTGTCTAAGGTAAAGAAAGATCTCTGCAACTG
This window harbors:
- a CDS encoding regulator, which produces MASIQDLIKKNFSDFPAQRRVVNKILEYGLSIRFGKMYCNDIQIEFGAIGKVCDVDPRIVKDTCERISDDEEMSNIFGKFRSIMNLKDVAPDLGLGEIVLIPKDAKQPGILASVSQVISAEGISIRQAIADDPYITADPKFYIIADSPIPSELLTKLRKLDGIRSITIY